From Apium graveolens cultivar Ventura chromosome 9, ASM990537v1, whole genome shotgun sequence, the proteins below share one genomic window:
- the LOC141687267 gene encoding uncharacterized protein LOC141687267, producing MSSSAYSDALKGLGKAFKLPKKNAVTGSGSNASAEEGSQSNAVPNPEPEVHVNQSTPENNVELDNEFDNLEDLGPIGEIPGVDSGRRRKRLRTLGSKPPRAENYEAGSGSGARKGKAVESDSPDEVVPGLEEKVARFMAGIPTQSQWSKMNESGFDATMKECSRLWGQLGGYMAGSASLAYNELKISRSTIADKDSEISQLRDQIIVKDNSLSGLNKHLNEVTIRADNAEKEVSDLKSELVELRRQMSAVRPEAQVIEEFKRSEEYDRALANAGAPEIARCWLVAERHIKTSPEADWDSFVSEFIKAKEDIELGLGEPEPFDGPCPSFLPPRAPES from the exons ATGTCGTCTTCAGCCTACAGTGATGCTCTGAAAGGTCTGGGCAAGGCTTTCAAGTTACCGAAGAAGAATGCTGTTACTGGCTCCGGATCGAACGCCTCGGCCGAGGAGGGGTCACAAAGCAATGCCGTCCCAAATCCGGAGCCTGAAGTTCATGTGAACCAGTCTACTCCGGAgaataatgttgagttggataATGAATTTGACAATCTTGAGGATTTGGGTCCTATTGGGGAGATTCCGGGCGTTGATTCTGGGCGGAGAAGGAAGAGGCTCCGGACTCTTGGGTCGAAGCCTCCTAGGGCTGAAAATTATGAAGCTGGCTCTGGGTCCGGGGCTAGAAAAGGGAAAGCTGTTGAATCGGATAGTCCGGATGAAGTTGTTCCGGGGCTGGAGGAAAAGGTGGCTCGCTTCATGGCTGGGATTCCGACTCAATCTCAGTGGAGTAAGATGAATGAGTCCGGATTTGATGCCACAATGAAGGAGTGTTCCCGTCTCTGGGGTCAG CTTGGTGGGTATATGGCTGGATCAGCTTCTCTGGCCTACAATGAACTGAAAATCTCCCGGAGTACCATTGCTGATAAGGATTCGGAGATTAGTCAGCTCCGGGACCAGATAATTGTAAAAGACAATTCCCTCTCCGGACTGAATAAGCATCTGAATGAAGTGACTATCCGGGCTGATAACGCGGAGAAGGAGGTATCCGACCTAAAATCCGAGTTGGTTGAGCTCCGGAGGCAAATGTCTGCTGTTCGTCCGGAGGCCCAGGTTATTGAAGAATTTAAGAGATCTGAGGAGTATGATAGAGCTCTCGCCAATGCTGGTGCTCCGGAGATAGCTCGATGCTGGTTGGTTGCTGAGAGGCATATCAAGACGAGTCCGGAGGCTGATTGGGATAGTTTCGTATCTGAGTTTATCAAAGCCAAGGAAGATATTGAGCTTGGACTAGGTGAACCGGAGCCGTTCGACGGTCCTTGCCCCAGTTTCCTGCCTCCCCGTGCTCCGGAGTCCTGA
- the LOC141682484 gene encoding putative histone H2A.3: MIVSYWPEHKTSHYKYNEHIKPNHSNLKKGANNFPSLNFIKILVISLHPMAGRGKSLGGSSVTKKSTSRSSKAGLQFPVGRIARFLKAGKYAERVGAGAPVYLAAVLEYLAAEVLELAGNAARDNKKTRVVPRHIQLAVRNDEELSKLLGTVTIANGGVMPNIHAHLLPKKASSASSKVGADDD; encoded by the exons ATGATCGTCTCCTATTGGCCAGAACACAAAACCTCGCACTATAAATACAACGAACATATCAAACCAAACCATTCAAATCTGAAAAAGGGAGCAAACAATTTCCCGTCTCTGAATTTCATAAAAATTTTGGTAATCAGTCTCCATCCAATGGCCGGAAGAGGAAAGTCACTAGGCGGTAGCAGCGTCACGAAGAAATCAACGTCT cgTAGCAGCAAGGCTGGCCTCCAATTTCCCGTTGGTCGAATTGCTCGTTTTCTCAAAGCTGGCAAGTATGCTGAGCGTGTTGGTGCTGGTGCTCCTGTTTATCTCGCTGCTGTTCTCGAATATCTCGCTGCCGAG GTTTTGGAATTGGCTGGGAATGCAGCGAGAGATAACAAGAAGACGCGGGTTGTTCCGAGGCACATTCAGTTAGCTGTTAGGAATGATGAGGAGTTGAGTAAGCTTTTGGGAACCGTTACTATTGCTAATGGTGGAGTCATGCCTAACATTCATGCTCATTTGTTGCCTAAGAAGGCTTCCTCTGCTTCTTCGAAAGTCGGTGCCGATGATGATTAG
- the LOC141684510 gene encoding putative histone H2A.1: MAGRGKTLGSGAAKKATSRSSKAGLQFPVGRIARFLKAGKYAERVGAGAPVYLAAVLEYLAAEVLELAGNAARDNKKTRIVPRHIQLAVRNDEELSKLLGDVTIANGGVMPNIHNLLLPKKTGSSKPSVDED, encoded by the exons ATGGCGGGTCGGGGCAAAACTCTCGGATCTGGAGCCGCAAAGAAGGCCACATCTCGTAGCAGCAAAGCCGGTCTTCAATTCCCCGTTGGTCGTATCGCTCGTTTTCTCAAAGCCGGCAAGTACGCCGAGCGTGTCGGCGCCGGCGCTCCGGTCTATCTCGCCGCCGTCCTCGAATATCTCGCCGCTGAG GTGCTTGAATTGGCTGGAAATGCTGCAAGGGATAACAAAAAGACTCGAATTGTGCCAAGACACATTCAATTGGCGGTGAGGAATGATGAGGAGCTGAGCAAGCTTCTTGGTGATGTTACGATTGCGAATGGAGGTGTGATGCCCAATATTCACAACCTTTTGCTCCCGAAGAAGACCGGTTCTTCTAAGCCCTCTGTTGATGAAGATTAG